Genomic window (Sediminispirochaeta smaragdinae DSM 11293):
TGCAACCCATAGGGGAATTTGTTCGGGGGCGCTTTCATGGGGTTTTTGATCCCATTTGATCGACCCCGTTCCCCGTCTGTCTGGTGTTGTGTCGTAGTTGTTCATGAAAAGATAGTACGGCGCTCAAGCAGAAGAATCAATACGTTTGTATTCTTCCTGCATCTGGTCAAGGAACAGCGGAGCGACTACAATAATCGGACAGTCGAAAGTAAGAGGAAAGGAGTATGGCTGCTTGAAACCATCTTTACGTACTGTTTTTATCCTTTGTCTGTTGAAAATCACCTTCCTTCCTCCATGTCTTTTTGCATCCGGTGTGCCGGAACCTTCTTCGCCTGCCGTGGCGGTGGAGGTTCCCGTCGAGCGGAAGGGGGATGGGGCGTATTGGAAGGATCCTATTTTTCGGATTTCACCCCGCTATGCACAGGGTTTTTCCGTCCGTTATGGAACCTCTGGTTCCGGCGAATATGCCCTTCTCTCGGTAGCGCGTTCCTGGGCTGGTGCTGCGGCGGCCCCTGCCCTTTATCTTTTACTTCCGCCGGATAGTGAGGTTAATGCAGATACACCGGAGTTTGCGGGAGCTCTTCCTGTCAGCGTTCCGGTGCACTCCATAGCAACCCTCTCCTCAACCTATCTTCACCCCCTGGTAATGTTGGGGCTTGCCGATGCCGTTGTCGCCCATGATGCAATGAGCTCTGTCGGGGATGAGGAGATTGTAGAACGTTTTGATGTTGGAAAGGTTGTCGAAGTCGGCAACGGTCCTGGCCTTGATATCGAACGGCTTCTCATGGCATCACCCGATATCGTTATGACTACCGGGGCCTCCGGGGAGTGGAATTTGGTACCGCTGCTTGCAAAGGGAGGTCTGACGGCCGTACTCAACGGCGATTATCTCGAGGCATCTCCCCTGGCGCGGGCAGAATGGATCAAATTTATCGCACTCTTTTTTGGTAAGGAGCAGGAAGCAAAGGAAATCTTTTCCACGATCGAAAAACGCTATCGCGAAACGGCTGAGCTCACCTCGGATCTTGTTCTTTCCGATAGGCCGACGGTCCTCCTCAACAATCCCTTCGGTGGCAGTTGGATCGTCCCTGGAGGGGAGAGTTATATGGCTCGCCTGATTAAAGATGCAGGGGGGCGCTATCTATGGGACGATATTCCGGGAACAGGTAGCGTTTCCCTTGACCTGGAAGCGGTCTTTCTCCGGGCGCATGATGCCGATATATGGCTCCACCAATACGGTTGGAGTTCTCTTGATGATGTTCGTGCTGCCGACTCTCGATTCGCCGATTTTCGGGCGGTTCGAAACGGGGCGGTGATCAATAACGATAAGGCGCGTACCCCGGGAGGTGGCAACGAGTTTTATGGGTCGGGAATCATTCGCCCCGATCTGATATTGTCCGATCTGGTTGCCCTCTTTCATCCCGACCTTCTGCCCGACCACCACTTTGTCTACTATCGTCCGCTTCCTAAGGAGGGGCGGTAATGAATAGAATCCTTCAATGGAGCGGGTTGCTGCTGCTTCTTTTGCTTCTTTTCCTGGCGGGAATCCTCTTCGGCTCGGTGAATCTTCCCCTATCTGAGGTGTGGAAGGCGCTATATACCTCCGGCGGAGTCCCCGAACAATGGAGGACCATCATCGTCGAATTCAGGCTTCCCCGCTCTCTTACCGCCCTTTTAGCCGGAGCGGCACTCTCCGTAAGCGGTCTTTTCATGCAAACGTTATTCCGAAACCCTCTTGCAGGACCTTCTGTTTTGGGTATCAATGCGGGTGCAAACCTTGGGGTCGCCCTGGTGGTTCTCAGCAGTGGTATCGGGGGTGGAGCCGGCCTGCTTACCGGGCTTAACGGTGCAGGGCGCTGGAGCCTCGCCATTGCCGCGATTTGCGGCTCCCTGCTTGTTCTTTTGATTATTCTTGCTGCCTCCAGAAGAGTGGCCTCCGTCACCGTGCTCCTGCTCTTTGGCATCCTTTTTGGCTATGCCGCAAACGCCCTCGTTACCCTGCTGATCCATTTTTCCGCTGCCGAACAGATCCACTCCTATATCACCTGGAGTTTCGGGAGCTTTGCCTCCACGAGTTGGGATCATCTGGCCGTTATGGCTCCTGTCCTTGGACTTGCCCTGCTTGTTTCGTTCATGATTGCCGGACCCTCCGATGTGATGATCCTTGGACAGGTCTATGCCGTGACCATGGGTGTTCCGATCATTGCGGTACGGGGTGCCATGATTCTTTGCACCGCGCTTCTTGCCGGAACCGTCGGGGCCTTCTGCGGACCCGTTACCTTTCTCGGCGTTGCCGTTCCCCATCTTGCCAGGGGGATCTTTTCGGCTTCGGACCATCGGACCCTGATTCCCGCCTCCGCTCTTTCGGGGGCTTCGGTTGCGCTTGCTGCGGATCTGATAGCACGGCTGCCGGGCAGTAATCTTTCCCTGCCGTTGAACGCCGTCACCAGCCTCTTCGGGGCTCCCGTGGTAATGTATGTACTTCTGCGGGAGCGAAGCGGCTCGGGGGCACTGTAATGCGGAAGCCGATTCTGTCCACGCATGCCCTTGTTACCGGATACCGCAGTCGGCGTCACGAGCGAATTCTCGGGCGACTGCCCGATCTTGAACTGTATCGCGGTGAGATGGTCTGCCTTATCGGACCCAATGGATCCGGAAAATCAACCTTGTTAAAGACCCTGACAGGGGTAATTCCCCCTCTGTCGGGGAGCATCTATCTCTCAGGGCTCCCGCTTCCTTCAATAAGCGCCGGGGATCGTGCCCGCTCTATTGCCGTTGTTCTTACCGGCCGTCCCGATTCCGGCTTTCTTACCGTGCGGCAACTTGTTGTCATGGGACGCTATCCCCACAGGCGGTATGGTACGGGGTCGAAAAGAGAGGATGAGGCTATCGTTGACCGTTCTCTTGTTTTGGTCGGGGCAGAAGATCTTGCCTCCATGAGGGCCTCCAATCTTTCCGATGGCGAGTTCCAAAAGGTTATGATTGCACGCGCTCTGGCTCAGGAGCCGGAGCTCCTCATCCTTGACGAACCTGCTGCTTTTCTCGATCTTACCCGTCGGGTTGAGCTCATGCACCTCCTCCGCACCATCGCCAGGGAGGAAGGGACCTCTATCCTGCTCTCCAGTCATGATCTTGAACTCGTGCTCCGTTCAAGCGACAGGGTATGGCTTATGGAACAGAGAGGGGGAATGCGTTTCGGAGCTCCCGAGGATTTGGTGCTAAACGGTGTGTTGGAAGAGGTTTTCCATGGCGAAGGGGTCAGCTTCAATCGGGAGCTTGGGGCCTTTGTTGCCGACCGTCCTGTTCTGGCTCGTGCCGTTGTTGATTTCTCGGACGAGGAGGAGGCACCGATTAAGATGTGGACAGGTCGCGCCCTTTCCCGCATCGGCGTGGCTTCCGTCGAGGATGATGATCGGGAGCATGCCGATTTCAGGATACGTATTCGTCGTGCGGAGACGCTTTGCACCTGGGAAGTGGAGGATGAGAACGGGGTTAGAAGCTTCACGAGCCTCTATGATCTCTCCCGGGCCTTGGATCAGGAGAAGGGGATAGCTCGACTGGACTGACATTTTGATTCGGGCTATCATCGGTAAAAGCATATGTTTCGGGAGGTTTTTTATGCATAAAGCAATTAATGCTCCAGGCGCACCGGCCGCCGTCGGCCCTTACAGCCATGCAGTACGGACGGGAAACCTGGTGTTCACTTCGGGGCAGCTCGGATTCGACAAGGATCGTGGTGAGCTTGCAGAGGGGATTGAGGCGCAAACACGCCAATCCTTTGAAAATCTTATCTCAGTGCTTCAAGCTGCGGGGAGCGGACTTGATCGAGTGGTGAAGGTGATGGTCTTTCTCAACAGCATGGACGATTTTGCCGCAATGAATGGGGTATATGCCTCCTATCTTTCCGAACCCTATCCTGCGAGAAGTTGCGTCGAGGTAGCCAAACTTCCTCTTGGGGGATTGGTTGAAATCGAGATGGTAGCACTTGTCGATTAAGGGGTTCCTCGAAACATTCTGGAATCAATTTCTTTCGGATCTTGACGAATTTATTTCAATAGAGAGCATCGAGGGGGAGCCTTTACCCGGGGCCCCCTTCGGACCTGGGCCCGCCGCTGCTCTTTCGTGGTATCTTTCCCGGGCCCGTACCTTCGGTTTTCATACCACCAATTTCGATGGATTTGCCGGAGAGGTCCTCTGGGATCCTTTTGAGACGGGAAACGCCGGAATCGGGGTGATAGTCCACGTAGATGTGGTCCCGGCCTACGGTACCTGGAGCGTCCCTCCGTTCCGCTTGAGCCGTAACGAGGGAAAATTGTTCGGACGAGGGGCCTTCGACGACAAAGGTCCGGCCCTGGGAATCTTGTATGCCCTTGCTGCTCTCCGTGAGGAGGGTTTTCTCCCTTTTCAACCGATCCGTATCATCCTCGGCACAAACGAGGAGAGCGGTATGCAGGGAATTGCCGAATACCGCCGCCGCCGTCCCGATCCTCATCTCTCCTTTACCCCCGATGCTCCCTTTCCCGTTGTCCGCGGCGAGAAAGGTATCCTTGATTGTGAATTTGTCTGGGAGCTTTCTTCCCCATATTCTGCGGAAGATGAAGACTCTATTGTGCTCCTGGAGCTTGAAAACGGTCCTGATGCTTCGGTAAGGTCGGTCCCTGCCTTCTGCCGCATGCTCCTTTCCGTCCCTTGCCGCCTGCTGGATGATTTTCGCGGTTTGGTGGCGCAGGAACCTATGGCCGATTTTACCGTTCCAAATGAGCTTGAACCCTGCAGGGTCGAGCTCCGTTTTTCGGGTGTCTCAGCCCCCTCTACCACGCCCTGGTTGGGGGTGAATGCGCTTGTTGCCGCTCTCTCGTTTCTTGATCGCTACGCTATGAGGATTCCTCTTGCTTCTCCCTTTGATCGCATTGCCGCCTTTGCCTCTGCTTCCCTCTTGGAGCAGTTTCACGGGGAGGGCCTCGGTCTTGGTGAGCTTTCCGATGAATCCGGTAAGGTTTCCTGTAACCCCGGGCTTGCCTGCTTGCAGCCCGGGCGCTTTTCTATTGTGACCCAGCTTCGTTATCCCATAAGTGCCTCTCCTGATTTCGTGACCGGGATGATCCGTCGCAGTCTTGAGAAATGGTCTGGACGTTTTCTTCCGCTTCGGCATCTGCCTCCCATCTCCTTTTCCGAAAGCCTTCCTCTTGTCGGGAAGCTCCTTGCCTCCTATCGATCCATATCCGGAGACATTTCGGCCCGCCCCGTTATCATGTCCGGTGGGACATACGCACGTGCCATGAGTAACTGTGTCGGGTTCGGTCCCCTCTTTCCCGGCTCGGAATTGACGGCTCATAAGGCTGATGAATATATCAGCGAGGCCGATTTACTAAGTGCAGTTGAGATCTGGTCCGATGCCATTATGGCTCTTTCCATGGGGTAAACGGCCCATCTTGTACGATTTTCGAAAAAAATTATGTTGCAAGCTGTTGCGGTACTTGACGTGGCCTTCTTTTTCTGCTTTGAATGGAGTCAAATTTCCCATGCATTCTGCAGCGGATGAGGAGAGTTCCAATGGCTGGTGAAGTAATTGTTATTGCTCTCGGCGGAAACGCCATCAAACAAGCCCATGAGACGGGCACGACGGAAGAACAGTTTCACAATGTGGATAAGACTGCCGAACAGATAGCCAAAATTGTGGAGTCGGGATATAAACCGGTTATTACCCATGGAAACGGCCCCCAGGCAGGCGCACTTCTGATACAGCAGGAAGAGGCCAAGGCTAGTGTTCCTCCTCAGAGTCTTGCCGTTTGCGGTGCCATGACGCAGGGACAGATCGGATGGATGATGCAGAACAGAATAGCCTTCCACCTGCAAAAAGCAGACCTTACGGCTTCCGTCTGTTCTTTAGTGACGCAGGTTGAAGTAAGCGCGGATGATCCCGATTTTCAGAATCCTTCAAAGCCGGTAGGCCCTTTTTATAACGCAGATGAGGCGGTACGGCTGGAGCGCGAAAAAGGATACAGGATAAAAGAGGTTAAGCCCGGCGTTCACAAGGGATGGCGTAGGGTAGTGCCCTCTCCCGAGCCCATATCAATCCTTGAAAGGGGAATTATCCAGGATCTCGTACGAAATGGTGCACTTGTGATAGCTTCCGGCGGTGGTGGAATTCCCGTTAAAAAAGAGAATGATGGTAGCTATTCCGGGGTGGATGCTGTTATCGATAAAGATCGTGCCGGTTTTTGCCTCGCCCAGGTAGTATCCGCCGATATTCTCATGATTCTTACCGATGTGGAGAAGGTCTGCATCAATTTCAATAAACCGAACCAGCAGGAGCTTGGTAAAATTACGGTGACCGAGGCAAAGGCTTACATGGCAGAGGGACATTTCCTTGCGGGAAGTATGGGACCAAAGGTTGAGGCGGCGGTCCGGTTCGCCTCATGGAGTGGAAAGGAAGCGATTATTACCAGTTTGGATAAGGCATTGGATGCCATTGAAGGGAAAACGGGGACGCACATACGGGCCTGAGGTTCCGTATGTTTTCCTTTGAGTGACATGGTAGGGGTAGGGACGCCGGATGATCGGCGTCCCTTTTTTATGGGAAGCTGAGGGGAAAGAAATTGCGCGGCCCACTGGAAAATGCTACACTGGGGCCACCGAAAACTGGAAGTGAAAGAGGTATAGGTCCGATGAATACAATTGCACATGAACTGAACGATCGTTTGGAAGGAAGTACTGCGTATCGGCTCTTGTCCGATTTTGGAAAACGGTTTTACTTTCCAAAGGGGATCGTTGCTCAATCCGCAGAGGCAAAGCAGAAAGCCCACCGCTTTAATGCAACGGTAGGAATGGCCACAAAAGGGCCCGTACCGATGTACCTGAAGGGAATCAAGGATCTTGTTCCGGGAATCGAGGAACAGGAGATATTTCCCTATGCTCCGACCCCCGGTGTCCCCGAGCTTCGTAAGCTGTGGAGAAGCGAAATGGACCGGAAGAATCCCTCTCTCAAGGGAAAGAACACGAGTCTTCCCCTTGTTACCAGCGGCCTAACCCACGGAATTTCCGTTGTTTCTGACCTTTTTCTCGACGAAGGGGACAGCATCGTTGTGCCCGATATGTTCTGGGGCAATTATCGTCTGATATTCGAGGGCAGAAACAAGGCAAAGATCCTCTCATTTCCCTTTTTCAATGATGAAGGCGGGCTCCATGTTTCCGCCCTTAAAGATACCCTCGAATCGGTCGAGGGGGATACGGTGGCCCTCATCCTCAATTTTCCGAACAACCCCACCGGTTACAGTCCCACCGAACGTGAGGCCGACCAGATCGTGGCCGTTCTCAAGAGCCTTGCCGATGAGGGAAAGAAGGTCCTGTGCATTACCGATGATGCCTATTTCGGTCTTTTCTATGAAAAGGGAACCTGCACCGAGTCGCTTTTCGCACGACTTGCCGATCTTCACGAGAATATTTTTGCCGTGAAGGTGGACGGAGCAACCAAGGAGGAGTTCGCCTGGGGCTTTCGGATCGGTTTTATTACCTATGCCGGTCATGGAATGAGTGGCGATCAGTATGAGGCTTTGGAAAAGAAAACCATGGGAGCCATTCGATCATCCATCAGTAATTCGAGTAAGATCGCTCAGAGCCTCTTGCTTCGGGGCATGAAAGAGCCGGGCTATCTCGATCAAAAGCAGGAGGCTTTTTCCATCCTTGAGGCCAGATACCGCAAGGTTCGTGAGCTTGTCGGCCGTTTTCCCTCGGATGCGCCGCTTCAGCCCCTTCCCTTTAACAGTGGTTATTTCATGACGTTTGTCTATAAAGGCAACAGTGAAAAACTCCGGCTTCACCTTTTGGACAAGTACGGAGTCGGGACCATATCGATTCAGGAGAAGTATCTCAGGATCGCCTATTCCAGTGTGGAGATCGAGAACCTTGAAGAACTCTACCAGACGATACTGAAGGCGGCCGGTGAGGTGCTGTAGTACGCCATGGATTTGAAACTCAAGATCTACTTTGTGGATGAAGAGGGTGAAAAGTTTATGGGCGCCGGGGTCCTCTGGCTTTTAGAGGGGATCCGGCGCCACGGTTCCATCCGGAAAGCGGCTAAAGAGATGAACCTTTCCTACGCCAAGGCCCATATGATGATGCGCAGGTTGGAGGAGTCCCTGGGCAGACAGGTCTTAAGCCGACGCAAGGGGGGCGAGGCCCGGGAGGGGGCGGTTCTTACCGAGTACGGCGAAGGGTTCGTTGAAACCTATCTCACCTTTGAAAATGAAATAAAGCATTTCTCAAAGGGAAGTTTCGCTAAATTTGTCGCCAGGATGGACGAACGCTTTCCCGAATAATACTTTTATTCTACGATCCGCTCTTTTTCACTCGGCAATAATCACTTCAATACCCAGATCCTGAAATTGCTCGATGTCGGCTTTTGAGATTCCCTGGTCGGTAATCAGATAGTCGATACAGTCCAGCCCTCCCAAAAGGGCAAAGG
Coding sequences:
- a CDS encoding ABC transporter substrate-binding protein; protein product: MKPSLRTVFILCLLKITFLPPCLFASGVPEPSSPAVAVEVPVERKGDGAYWKDPIFRISPRYAQGFSVRYGTSGSGEYALLSVARSWAGAAAAPALYLLLPPDSEVNADTPEFAGALPVSVPVHSIATLSSTYLHPLVMLGLADAVVAHDAMSSVGDEEIVERFDVGKVVEVGNGPGLDIERLLMASPDIVMTTGASGEWNLVPLLAKGGLTAVLNGDYLEASPLARAEWIKFIALFFGKEQEAKEIFSTIEKRYRETAELTSDLVLSDRPTVLLNNPFGGSWIVPGGESYMARLIKDAGGRYLWDDIPGTGSVSLDLEAVFLRAHDADIWLHQYGWSSLDDVRAADSRFADFRAVRNGAVINNDKARTPGGGNEFYGSGIIRPDLILSDLVALFHPDLLPDHHFVYYRPLPKEGR
- a CDS encoding Sapep family Mn(2+)-dependent dipeptidase encodes the protein MSIKGFLETFWNQFLSDLDEFISIESIEGEPLPGAPFGPGPAAALSWYLSRARTFGFHTTNFDGFAGEVLWDPFETGNAGIGVIVHVDVVPAYGTWSVPPFRLSRNEGKLFGRGAFDDKGPALGILYALAALREEGFLPFQPIRIILGTNEESGMQGIAEYRRRRPDPHLSFTPDAPFPVVRGEKGILDCEFVWELSSPYSAEDEDSIVLLELENGPDASVRSVPAFCRMLLSVPCRLLDDFRGLVAQEPMADFTVPNELEPCRVELRFSGVSAPSTTPWLGVNALVAALSFLDRYAMRIPLASPFDRIAAFASASLLEQFHGEGLGLGELSDESGKVSCNPGLACLQPGRFSIVTQLRYPISASPDFVTGMIRRSLEKWSGRFLPLRHLPPISFSESLPLVGKLLASYRSISGDISARPVIMSGGTYARAMSNCVGFGPLFPGSELTAHKADEYISEADLLSAVEIWSDAIMALSMG
- a CDS encoding aminotransferase class I/II-fold pyridoxal phosphate-dependent enzyme — encoded protein: MNTIAHELNDRLEGSTAYRLLSDFGKRFYFPKGIVAQSAEAKQKAHRFNATVGMATKGPVPMYLKGIKDLVPGIEEQEIFPYAPTPGVPELRKLWRSEMDRKNPSLKGKNTSLPLVTSGLTHGISVVSDLFLDEGDSIVVPDMFWGNYRLIFEGRNKAKILSFPFFNDEGGLHVSALKDTLESVEGDTVALILNFPNNPTGYSPTEREADQIVAVLKSLADEGKKVLCITDDAYFGLFYEKGTCTESLFARLADLHENIFAVKVDGATKEEFAWGFRIGFITYAGHGMSGDQYEALEKKTMGAIRSSISNSSKIAQSLLLRGMKEPGYLDQKQEAFSILEARYRKVRELVGRFPSDAPLQPLPFNSGYFMTFVYKGNSEKLRLHLLDKYGVGTISIQEKYLRIAYSSVEIENLEELYQTILKAAGEVL
- the arcC gene encoding carbamate kinase, producing the protein MAGEVIVIALGGNAIKQAHETGTTEEQFHNVDKTAEQIAKIVESGYKPVITHGNGPQAGALLIQQEEAKASVPPQSLAVCGAMTQGQIGWMMQNRIAFHLQKADLTASVCSLVTQVEVSADDPDFQNPSKPVGPFYNADEAVRLEREKGYRIKEVKPGVHKGWRRVVPSPEPISILERGIIQDLVRNGALVIASGGGGIPVKKENDGSYSGVDAVIDKDRAGFCLAQVVSADILMILTDVEKVCINFNKPNQQELGKITVTEAKAYMAEGHFLAGSMGPKVEAAVRFASWSGKEAIITSLDKALDAIEGKTGTHIRA
- a CDS encoding iron ABC transporter permease, which encodes MNRILQWSGLLLLLLLLFLAGILFGSVNLPLSEVWKALYTSGGVPEQWRTIIVEFRLPRSLTALLAGAALSVSGLFMQTLFRNPLAGPSVLGINAGANLGVALVVLSSGIGGGAGLLTGLNGAGRWSLAIAAICGSLLVLLIILAASRRVASVTVLLLFGILFGYAANALVTLLIHFSAAEQIHSYITWSFGSFASTSWDHLAVMAPVLGLALLVSFMIAGPSDVMILGQVYAVTMGVPIIAVRGAMILCTALLAGTVGAFCGPVTFLGVAVPHLARGIFSASDHRTLIPASALSGASVALAADLIARLPGSNLSLPLNAVTSLFGAPVVMYVLLRERSGSGAL
- a CDS encoding RidA family protein, coding for MHKAINAPGAPAAVGPYSHAVRTGNLVFTSGQLGFDKDRGELAEGIEAQTRQSFENLISVLQAAGSGLDRVVKVMVFLNSMDDFAAMNGVYASYLSEPYPARSCVEVAKLPLGGLVEIEMVALVD
- a CDS encoding ABC transporter ATP-binding protein; the protein is MRKPILSTHALVTGYRSRRHERILGRLPDLELYRGEMVCLIGPNGSGKSTLLKTLTGVIPPLSGSIYLSGLPLPSISAGDRARSIAVVLTGRPDSGFLTVRQLVVMGRYPHRRYGTGSKREDEAIVDRSLVLVGAEDLASMRASNLSDGEFQKVMIARALAQEPELLILDEPAAFLDLTRRVELMHLLRTIAREEGTSILLSSHDLELVLRSSDRVWLMEQRGGMRFGAPEDLVLNGVLEEVFHGEGVSFNRELGAFVADRPVLARAVVDFSDEEEAPIKMWTGRALSRIGVASVEDDDREHADFRIRIRRAETLCTWEVEDENGVRSFTSLYDLSRALDQEKGIARLD
- a CDS encoding winged helix-turn-helix domain-containing protein, which codes for MDLKLKIYFVDEEGEKFMGAGVLWLLEGIRRHGSIRKAAKEMNLSYAKAHMMMRRLEESLGRQVLSRRKGGEAREGAVLTEYGEGFVETYLTFENEIKHFSKGSFAKFVARMDERFPE